A DNA window from Ananas comosus cultivar F153 unplaced genomic scaffold, ASM154086v1, whole genome shotgun sequence contains the following coding sequences:
- the LOC109704157 gene encoding protein ABHD17A-like isoform X2, translating to MGGVTSSVAAKFAFFPPSPPSYELAAAEGEEGEGGGGGGGGVRVYMTEVPRRANVEVRRLPTKRGTEILAMYVRSPAASGSASGPLTLLYSHGNAADLGQMYELFVELSSHLGVNIMGVV from the exons ATGGGAGGAGTGACGTCGTCGGTGGCGGCAAAGTTCGCGTTCTTCCCTCCGAGTCCGCCGTCGTACGAactggcggcggcggagggcgaaGAAGGAgaggggggtgggggtgggggtgggggcgTGCGGGTGTACATGACGGAGGTCCCGCGGCGGGCGAACGTCGAGGTGCGTCGGCTACCGACGAAGCGGGGGACGGAGATCCTGGCGATGTACGTGCGGAGCCCCGCAGCGTCAGGGTCGGCGTCGGGACCCCTCACCCTGCTCTACTCCCACGGCAACGCCGCCGACCTCGGCCAGATGTACGAGCTCTTCGTCGAGCTCAGCTCCCACCTCGGTGTCAACATCATGGG TGTCGTTTGA
- the LOC109704157 gene encoding protein ABHD17A-like isoform X1, translated as MGGVTSSVAAKFAFFPPSPPSYELAAAEGEEGEGGGGGGGGVRVYMTEVPRRANVEVRRLPTKRGTEILAMYVRSPAASGSASGPLTLLYSHGNAADLGQMYELFVELSSHLGVNIMGLDLRRFLVLAIPRICQHAKLKC; from the exons ATGGGAGGAGTGACGTCGTCGGTGGCGGCAAAGTTCGCGTTCTTCCCTCCGAGTCCGCCGTCGTACGAactggcggcggcggagggcgaaGAAGGAgaggggggtgggggtgggggtgggggcgTGCGGGTGTACATGACGGAGGTCCCGCGGCGGGCGAACGTCGAGGTGCGTCGGCTACCGACGAAGCGGGGGACGGAGATCCTGGCGATGTACGTGCGGAGCCCCGCAGCGTCAGGGTCGGCGTCGGGACCCCTCACCCTGCTCTACTCCCACGGCAACGCCGCCGACCTCGGCCAGATGTACGAGCTCTTCGTCGAGCTCAGCTCCCACCTCGGTGTCAACATCATGGG aCTGGATCTTAGGAGATTTCTCGTGCTGGCCATTCCAAGAATTTGTCAGCATGCAAAGCTGAAATGCTAG